Proteins encoded within one genomic window of Bacteroidota bacterium:
- a CDS encoding ABC transporter ATP-binding protein, translating into MITAQNLHKSYGKLHVLKGVNLEIKKGEIVSIVGASGAGKSTLLQILGTLDNADEGSMTVNGIQVNKLRGKELAKFRNKHLGFVFQFHHLLPEFTALENICIPAFIAGTGKAEAEKRALELLDFLGLKERANHKPSALSGGEQQRVAVARALVNNPDVVMADEPSGNLDSKSAGELHQLFFDLRDKFGQTFVIVTHNEALADRTDRKLVMSDGLIV; encoded by the coding sequence ATGATTACCGCGCAAAACTTACACAAATCGTATGGCAAGCTGCACGTATTAAAAGGCGTGAACCTCGAAATTAAAAAAGGAGAGATTGTGAGCATTGTTGGTGCCTCAGGCGCAGGCAAAAGCACACTGCTTCAAATTTTGGGCACCCTTGATAATGCCGACGAAGGCAGCATGACTGTGAACGGCATACAAGTAAACAAACTGCGTGGTAAAGAGTTGGCCAAATTTCGCAACAAACACTTGGGTTTTGTATTCCAGTTTCACCATTTATTGCCTGAGTTTACGGCACTGGAGAATATTTGCATTCCGGCCTTTATTGCAGGCACCGGTAAAGCCGAAGCTGAAAAACGCGCTTTGGAATTACTTGACTTTTTAGGCTTGAAGGAACGCGCCAACCACAAACCATCTGCACTTTCGGGGGGCGAGCAGCAACGCGTAGCCGTAGCAAGAGCGTTGGTAAACAATCCCGATGTGGTAATGGCCGATGAACCTTCGGGTAACTTGGATTCAAAATCAGCAGGCGAGTTGCACCAGTTGTTTTTTGATTTGCGGGATAAATTCGGGCAAACCTTTGTAATTGTAACCCACAACGAAGCCTTAGCAGACAGAACCGACCGCAAGCTGGTAATGAGTGATGGTTTGATTGTTTAA